A single Tenacibaculum sp. 190524A02b DNA region contains:
- a CDS encoding IS3 family transposase (programmed frameshift): MNDNIYRKRTQKDYTMSFKLSVVSEVEKGELTYKQAQLKYGIQGRSTVLVWLRKYGNFDWDHQTPSTMPKSPEQKLLELEQKLRQLEKQNNRLKAQAAAVEKKAILFDMMIDLAEKEYKIPIKKKLQNRVIDMFVLQKKESISSTCKLLGFSRQVYYRANYRVTKAHTIANKVVELVKDVRMEQPRIGTRKLYYILSEELGSLGVGRDRLFDILRANKLLIKRQKSYHITTNSHHRFRKHANLIETLEVNRPEQVWVADITYLGSRKKPMYLSLITDAYSKKIVGYHLDKTLAVNSTVKALVMAIKNRVYPEKELIHHSDRGIQYCSNIYQDILSKQKLKCSMTESYDPYQNAIAERVNGILKQEFFTNTTNLDIKIMEKIVKQSITIYNSKRPHWSCHFKTPDQAHQQNIMKIKSYRKKTSSKAITLDDV, encoded by the exons ATGAATGACAATATTTACCGCAAACGTACACAGAAAGATTATACTATGAGTTTTAAACTTTCGGTTGTATCGGAAGTAGAAAAAGGCGAACTAACTTACAAACAGGCTCAACTTAAATATGGGATTCAAGGTCGTAGCACTGTTTTAGTATGGTTAAGAAAATATGGTAACTTTGATTGGGATCATCAAACACCATCTACTATGCCAAAATCACCAGAACAAAAACTATTAGAGTTAGAACAAAAATTACGTCAATTAGAAAAGCAAAATAATCGTTTAAAAGCTCAAGCAGCAGCAGTAGAGAAGAAAGCGATACTATTTGATATGATGATTGATTTAGCTGAGAAAGAGTATAAGATTCCTATCA AGAAAAAACTCCAAAACCGAGTAATTGATATGTTTGTTTTACAAAAGAAAGAAAGTATTTCTTCCACCTGTAAATTACTCGGGTTTAGTAGGCAGGTGTATTATCGAGCTAATTATAGAGTTACCAAAGCTCACACCATAGCCAATAAGGTTGTTGAGTTGGTTAAGGATGTAAGAATGGAACAGCCAAGAATTGGAACAAGAAAACTGTATTATATTCTTTCAGAAGAATTAGGCAGTTTAGGTGTAGGAAGGGATCGATTATTTGATATTTTACGAGCTAATAAACTATTGATAAAACGACAAAAAAGTTACCATATTACAACCAACTCACATCATCGTTTTAGAAAACATGCTAATCTTATTGAAACTTTGGAAGTAAATCGACCAGAACAAGTATGGGTAGCAGATATTACTTATTTAGGGAGCCGTAAAAAACCTATGTATTTATCATTAATTACAGATGCATATTCTAAGAAAATTGTGGGATACCATTTGGATAAAACTTTAGCGGTGAACTCAACTGTAAAAGCCTTGGTCATGGCTATAAAAAACAGAGTATATCCAGAGAAGGAACTTATCCATCATTCAGATAGAGGGATACAGTACTGTAGTAACATCTATCAAGATATTTTGTCAAAACAAAAGCTTAAATGCAGTATGACAGAATCATATGATCCATATCAAAATGCCATAGCTGAAAGGGTTAATGGAATCTTGAAACAAGAGTTCTTTACCAATACTACAAATCTAGATATTAAGATAATGGAGAAAATAGTAAAACAATCAATAACTATTTATAACTCTAAAAGACCGCATTGGTCATGTCATTTTAAAACTCCTGACCAAGCACATCAACAAAACATTATGAAAATAAAATCATATCGAAAAAAAACATCATCTAAAGCTATAACTTTAGATGATGTTTAA